In Sphingomonas sp., a single window of DNA contains:
- a CDS encoding NAD kinase, which translates to MSEGKRRALLASPTAPAQTAAEELRQTYDWVPIEEAEEVVALGGDGFMLQTLHAMLERRRLMPVFGMNLGTVGFLMNDWGLDGLVQRLDRARPFRVAPLAMTATTVEGETCVLPAINEASLLRETRQTAKLEVTINGRIVIPELVCDGILVATPAGSTAYNFSAQGPILPLGSALLALTPISPFRPRRWRGAILPEKTRIDIRVLEADKRPVSAVADQREIREVCSVHVEIDRVRDLTLLFDPEHALDDRITMEQFIA; encoded by the coding sequence ATGAGCGAGGGGAAGCGGCGCGCTTTGCTCGCCTCGCCCACCGCCCCGGCCCAGACCGCGGCGGAGGAACTGCGCCAGACCTATGACTGGGTGCCGATCGAGGAGGCCGAGGAAGTGGTCGCCCTCGGTGGCGATGGCTTCATGCTGCAGACGCTGCACGCGATGCTGGAGCGGCGGCGGCTGATGCCCGTGTTCGGGATGAACCTGGGCACCGTCGGCTTCCTGATGAACGACTGGGGCCTCGACGGGCTGGTCCAGCGGCTCGACCGTGCGCGGCCCTTTCGCGTCGCCCCGCTGGCGATGACCGCGACGACCGTCGAGGGCGAGACCTGCGTGCTCCCCGCGATCAACGAAGCGTCGCTGCTGCGCGAGACGCGACAGACCGCCAAGCTCGAAGTCACCATCAACGGCCGAATCGTGATTCCCGAGCTGGTGTGCGACGGCATCCTGGTCGCGACCCCCGCAGGCTCTACCGCCTACAATTTCTCGGCGCAGGGCCCGATCCTGCCGCTCGGCTCGGCACTGCTCGCGCTCACGCCGATCAGCCCCTTCCGCCCCCGCCGCTGGCGCGGGGCGATCCTGCCCGAGAAGACCCGCATCGATATCCGCGTGCTGGAAGCCGACAAGCGCCCGGTAAGCGCGGTGGCCGATCAGCGCGAGATTCGGGAAGTTTGCAGCGTCCATGTCGAGATCGACCGCGTGCGCGACCTCACCTTGCTGTTCGATCCGGAGCATGCGCTCGACGATCGAATAACGATGGAACAATTTATTGCATAA
- a CDS encoding adenosine deaminase, with the protein MENLDAFIAGLPKAELHLHIEGSLEPDQMFEFARRNGVAIPYDSVEAVRAAYQFSNLQDFLDIYYAGADVLRTEADFRDLALAYFERSAADGVRHAEIFFDPQTHTHRGIAMGTVVEGLLAGMAEAEARFGITSQLILCFLRHLDEEDAFKTLAAAEPWLDRIAGVGLDSSELGHPPSKFARVFAAAAEKGLKRVAHAGEEGPAAYVHEALDLLQVDRLDHGNRSLDDPALVARLARSSMTLTVCPLSNVKLCNVETIDAHPIDRMLELGLRATVNSDDPAYFGGYVGENYRAVAYGRSLTRQQLATLARNSFLGSFLPDQAVATHLATIDAWVAEAA; encoded by the coding sequence ATGGAAAATTTGGACGCTTTCATCGCCGGCCTGCCCAAGGCCGAACTACATCTCCACATCGAAGGCAGCCTCGAGCCCGATCAGATGTTCGAATTCGCCCGGCGCAACGGCGTGGCGATCCCCTACGACAGCGTCGAGGCGGTGCGCGCGGCCTATCAGTTCTCGAACCTGCAGGATTTTCTCGACATCTATTATGCCGGGGCCGACGTGCTGCGCACCGAAGCCGATTTCCGCGACCTCGCGCTCGCCTATTTCGAGCGCTCCGCCGCGGACGGCGTCCGCCATGCCGAGATTTTCTTCGATCCCCAGACCCACACTCATCGCGGCATCGCGATGGGCACCGTCGTCGAAGGCCTGCTCGCGGGCATGGCCGAGGCTGAGGCGCGCTTTGGCATCACCTCGCAGCTGATCCTTTGCTTCCTCCGCCACTTGGACGAGGAAGACGCGTTCAAGACGCTGGCAGCGGCCGAGCCCTGGCTCGACCGCATCGCCGGCGTCGGCCTCGATTCGTCCGAACTCGGCCACCCGCCGTCTAAGTTCGCGCGCGTCTTCGCCGCCGCCGCCGAGAAGGGCCTGAAGCGCGTCGCCCATGCCGGCGAGGAAGGCCCCGCCGCCTATGTCCATGAGGCGCTGGACCTGCTGCAGGTCGACCGGCTCGACCATGGCAATCGCAGCCTCGACGATCCCGCTCTCGTTGCCCGACTGGCGCGGTCGAGCATGACGCTCACCGTCTGCCCGCTCTCCAACGTCAAGCTGTGCAACGTCGAGACGATCGACGCGCACCCGATCGATCGGATGCTCGAACTCGGCCTGCGCGCGACGGTGAACTCGGACGATCCCGCCTATTTCGGCGGCTATGTCGGCGAGAATTACCGTGCCGTCGCTTATGGCCGGAGCCTGACCCGGCAGCAGCTCGCCACCCTCGCCCGCAACAGCTTCCTCGGTTCCTTCCTGCCCGACCAGGCGGTGGCGACGCATCTTGCGACGATTGACGCCTGGGTGGCGGAAGCGGCGTGA
- a CDS encoding phosphoribosyltransferase family protein, translating into MGEIVFTHFTHDQLVAGVHAIAGAVADWSPTLLVGVGRGGLTPAVYLSHRIGLPLVSIDYSTRIAQFAEELVAVLAKRTRDGERLLFVEDINDSGKTIGELRVALAAEGAVAGQVRFAVLLDNVRSSQRVEYGAETIDRAVQKDWFVFPWEAMAPQTSLNADAHAVPDRIA; encoded by the coding sequence ATGGGCGAGATCGTCTTCACCCACTTCACCCATGACCAACTCGTCGCTGGTGTCCATGCGATTGCAGGCGCGGTGGCGGACTGGTCCCCCACCCTGCTGGTCGGCGTCGGCCGCGGCGGGCTTACCCCGGCGGTGTATCTCTCGCACCGGATCGGGCTGCCGCTCGTCTCGATCGACTATTCGACCCGCATCGCCCAGTTCGCCGAGGAACTGGTCGCGGTACTCGCCAAGCGTACCCGCGACGGCGAGCGGCTGCTGTTCGTCGAGGACATCAACGACAGCGGCAAGACCATCGGCGAACTGCGCGTCGCGCTCGCCGCCGAGGGTGCGGTGGCTGGGCAGGTGCGCTTCGCCGTGCTGCTCGACAATGTCCGTTCGTCGCAGCGCGTGGAATATGGTGCCGAGACCATCGATCGTGCCGTGCAGAAGGACTGGTTTGTCTTCCCTTGGGAGGCGATGGCGCCGCAGACCAGCCTTAATGCCGATGCGCATGCGGTGCCCGACCGCATCGCTTAA
- a CDS encoding CC0125/CC1285 family lipoprotein, whose protein sequence is MPISSQKGRRLAALGLMVAGSLSLASCMTATPYQPASANGSVRNGYSDEQIEDNRFRVSFSGNSLTSRETVERYLLYRSAELTLQSGYDYFLLSNRDTEKKTQTYATPGIGGGGFGGPWGYWNPYWRYYSPRFGWRSWDPFWGDPFFDRNVDIRTVDRYEAMAEIVMGKGPKPADNIRAFDAREVKERLGPKIQMPQTR, encoded by the coding sequence ATGCCAATTTCATCTCAGAAGGGCCGGCGGCTGGCAGCACTCGGCCTGATGGTCGCGGGCAGCCTCTCGCTCGCATCGTGCATGACCGCGACGCCGTACCAGCCCGCCTCGGCGAACGGATCGGTACGCAACGGCTATTCGGACGAGCAGATCGAAGACAATCGCTTCCGGGTGAGCTTCTCGGGCAACAGCCTGACCTCGCGCGAGACGGTGGAGCGCTATCTGCTGTATCGGTCGGCCGAGCTGACGCTGCAGAGCGGCTATGACTATTTCCTGCTCTCCAATCGCGATACCGAGAAGAAGACGCAGACCTATGCAACGCCGGGCATCGGTGGTGGGGGCTTTGGCGGCCCCTGGGGCTATTGGAACCCCTATTGGCGCTATTACAGCCCGCGTTTCGGCTGGCGCAGCTGGGATCCGTTCTGGGGCGATCCTTTCTTCGACCGCAATGTCGATATCCGCACCGTCGACCGCTACGAGGCGATGGCGGAGATCGTGATGGGCAAAGGTCCCAAGCCCGCCGACAACATCCGCGCCTTCGATGCGCGCGAGGTGAAGGAACGGCTGGGTCCCAAGATCCAGATGCCGCAGACCCGCTGA
- the secA gene encoding preprotein translocase subunit SecA, with amino-acid sequence MFGGIAKSLFGSSNDRYVKSLNPIVQKIASFEPTLQAMSDDTLAQQTIKFREQLANGAKLDDLLPEAFATVREAARRVIGQRHYDVQMIGGIVLHRGEISEMRTGEGKTLVATLATYLNALPGDGVHVITVNDYLARRDAEWMAQVYGFLGLTTGVIVPNLSDQQRRDAYASDITYGTNNEFGFDYLRDNMKYDRASMVQRPFNYAIVDEVDSILIDEARTPLIISGPTDDRSELYMSVDAVVKQLDASTYEKDEKQRTIVLTEEGTETVERLLEEAGVLVGANLYDFENTQVVHHLNQALRANVMFKRDTDYIVKDGKVVIIDEFTGRMMDGRRWSDGLHQAVEAKEGVNIEPENQTLASITFQNYFRMYPKLGGMTGTASTEAAEFYDIYKMNVVTIPTNLPVQRVDEEDTFYKSTEDKFAGIAKTIKAHAERGQPVLVGTVSIEKSELLSEFLHREGVKHEVLNARFHESEAHIVAQAGRLGMVTVSTNMAGRGTDIQLGGNVEFRVADELRDMPDGPERDAAIERIKAEVAAEKEQVKAAGGLFVLGTERHESRRIDNQLRGRSGRQGDPGLSRFYLSLDDDLLRIFGSNTLFSRMMRSSLEDGEAMPPSRWLSKAIETAQRKVEARNYDVRKQVVEYDDVMNDQRKVVYEQRADIMDADTVGHVVEDMRHETVNAIVGEACPPNSYPEQWNIAALKERLADTLDLDLPVDEWVKNEEAIDPEILEERIRAAADAAIAEKAADLEPETWTSIEKSILLQNLDHHWKEHLAMLDALRQVVHLRAYAQKTPINEYKHEAFSMFQRMLDTIREDVTRTMAFAQFRMAPPPELPELPAFLTTHIDPLTGMDNTNDWDGGSAGLVTTRLPPLGIPQPAGDDYGTDPSQWEGVVSRNAPCPCGSGLKYKHCHGQVA; translated from the coding sequence ATGTTCGGCGGTATTGCCAAGTCGCTTTTCGGTTCGTCCAACGATCGCTACGTCAAGTCGCTCAATCCGATCGTCCAGAAGATCGCCAGCTTCGAGCCGACGCTTCAGGCGATGAGCGACGACACGCTGGCGCAGCAGACGATCAAGTTCCGCGAGCAGCTGGCCAATGGCGCCAAGCTTGACGACCTGCTGCCCGAGGCCTTCGCCACGGTGCGCGAGGCGGCCCGCCGGGTGATCGGCCAGCGCCACTATGACGTGCAGATGATCGGCGGCATCGTGCTCCATCGCGGCGAGATCTCCGAGATGCGCACCGGCGAGGGCAAGACGCTGGTGGCGACGCTGGCCACCTATCTCAACGCGCTCCCCGGCGACGGCGTACACGTCATCACCGTCAACGACTATCTCGCTCGCCGCGACGCCGAATGGATGGCGCAGGTCTATGGCTTCCTGGGCCTCACCACCGGCGTGATCGTGCCCAATTTGTCCGACCAGCAGCGCCGCGACGCCTATGCCTCGGACATCACCTACGGCACGAACAACGAGTTCGGCTTCGACTATCTGCGCGACAACATGAAGTACGACCGCGCGAGCATGGTGCAGCGTCCTTTCAACTACGCGATCGTCGACGAGGTCGACTCGATCCTGATCGACGAGGCGCGCACCCCGCTGATTATCTCCGGCCCCACCGACGACCGTTCGGAGCTCTACATGAGCGTCGACGCGGTGGTGAAGCAGCTCGATGCCTCGACCTATGAGAAGGACGAGAAGCAGCGCACCATCGTGCTGACCGAAGAGGGCACCGAGACGGTCGAGCGGCTGCTCGAAGAAGCCGGCGTGCTGGTCGGCGCGAACCTCTACGACTTCGAGAACACCCAGGTGGTGCATCACCTGAATCAGGCGCTCCGTGCGAACGTGATGTTCAAGCGCGACACCGATTACATCGTCAAGGACGGCAAGGTCGTCATCATCGACGAGTTCACCGGCCGCATGATGGACGGCCGCCGCTGGTCGGACGGCCTGCACCAGGCGGTGGAAGCCAAGGAAGGCGTGAACATCGAGCCCGAGAACCAGACACTGGCCTCGATCACCTTCCAGAACTATTTCCGCATGTACCCCAAGCTCGGCGGCATGACCGGCACCGCGTCCACCGAAGCTGCCGAGTTCTACGACATCTACAAGATGAACGTCGTCACCATCCCGACCAACCTGCCGGTGCAGCGCGTCGACGAGGAAGACACCTTCTACAAGTCGACCGAGGACAAGTTCGCCGGCATCGCCAAGACGATCAAGGCGCATGCCGAGCGCGGCCAGCCGGTGCTGGTCGGCACCGTCTCGATCGAGAAGTCCGAACTGCTGTCCGAATTCCTCCATCGCGAGGGCGTGAAGCACGAGGTGCTCAACGCGCGCTTCCACGAGAGCGAGGCGCATATCGTCGCGCAGGCGGGCCGCCTCGGCATGGTCACCGTGTCGACCAACATGGCGGGCCGCGGCACCGACATCCAGCTCGGCGGTAATGTCGAGTTCCGCGTCGCCGACGAGCTGCGCGATATGCCCGACGGCCCCGAGCGCGACGCCGCGATCGAGCGGATCAAGGCCGAGGTCGCCGCCGAGAAGGAGCAGGTCAAGGCCGCGGGCGGGCTGTTCGTGCTCGGCACCGAGCGCCACGAAAGCCGCCGCATCGACAACCAGCTCCGCGGCCGCTCGGGTCGCCAGGGCGATCCGGGCCTTAGCCGTTTCTACCTGAGCCTCGACGATGACCTGCTGCGCATCTTCGGCTCGAACACGCTGTTCTCGCGGATGATGCGCTCCAGCCTAGAGGATGGCGAGGCGATGCCGCCGTCGCGCTGGCTGAGCAAGGCGATCGAGACCGCGCAGCGCAAGGTCGAGGCGCGCAACTATGACGTGCGCAAGCAGGTCGTCGAGTATGACGACGTGATGAATGACCAGCGCAAGGTGGTCTATGAGCAGCGTGCCGACATCATGGACGCCGATACGGTGGGTCATGTGGTGGAGGACATGCGCCACGAGACGGTCAATGCGATCGTCGGCGAGGCCTGTCCGCCGAACAGCTATCCCGAACAGTGGAACATCGCCGCGCTCAAGGAGCGGCTGGCCGATACGCTGGATCTCGACCTGCCGGTCGACGAATGGGTGAAGAACGAGGAAGCGATCGACCCGGAGATTCTGGAAGAGCGCATCCGCGCGGCTGCCGATGCTGCGATCGCCGAGAAGGCCGCGGACCTCGAGCCGGAAACCTGGACCTCGATCGAGAAGTCGATCCTGCTCCAGAACCTGGACCATCACTGGAAGGAGCATCTCGCGATGCTCGACGCGCTGCGCCAAGTCGTCCACCTGCGTGCCTATGCGCAGAAGACGCCGATCAACGAATACAAGCATGAGGCGTTTTCGATGTTCCAGCGGATGCTCGACACGATCCGCGAGGACGTGACGCGCACCATGGCCTTCGCCCAGTTCCGCATGGCGCCGCCGCCCGAGCTGCCCGAGCTGCCGGCGTTCCTGACCACCCACATCGATCCGCTGACGGGGATGGACAACACCAATGACTGGGACGGCGGCTCGGCCGGCCTGGTCACCACCCGCCTGCCACCGCTCGGCATCCCGCAGCCGGCGGGCGACGATTACGGCACCGATCCGTCGCAGTGGGAGGGCGTGGTCAGCCGCAACGCGCCGTGCCCGTGCGGCTCGGGGCTGAAGTACAAGCACTGCCACGGCCAGGTGGCGTAA
- a CDS encoding TonB family protein: MGGQRSMFLVMALLAAQVAQGESVRPRPKPLSPPHTWINDDDYPKTAAEERRAGLLRYRLEVDPKGFPVKCSILRSSTHEELDREACVLLLQRARFAPVRDTDGKPITADFTGVISWNSGTDGSANVQPSSPDTLDLTVAALPADYRGPVRAEITVGEGAITTNCRILESSGSGAADRAACRQLEAIAADPAAKAARKMASTRTYIVSFRTDTPATP, translated from the coding sequence ATGGGGGGGCAAAGATCAATGTTTTTGGTGATGGCGCTGCTGGCGGCGCAGGTCGCTCAGGGGGAAAGCGTAAGGCCCAGGCCTAAGCCCCTGAGTCCGCCTCATACTTGGATAAATGATGACGATTATCCAAAGACCGCAGCTGAGGAGCGGCGAGCGGGTCTTCTTCGCTACCGTTTGGAGGTGGATCCAAAGGGGTTTCCCGTGAAATGTAGCATTTTACGATCTTCCACCCATGAAGAACTCGACCGAGAGGCCTGTGTCCTTCTCTTGCAGAGGGCCCGATTTGCACCGGTGCGGGATACGGATGGTAAACCGATAACGGCGGATTTTACGGGGGTTATATCGTGGAATTCGGGCACTGACGGCTCAGCTAATGTGCAACCGTCTAGCCCAGACACTCTCGATCTCACGGTCGCAGCATTGCCGGCCGACTATCGTGGGCCTGTCCGAGCCGAAATCACTGTCGGAGAGGGTGCGATCACGACGAATTGCCGCATCCTAGAATCGAGTGGGAGCGGGGCAGCCGATCGCGCCGCCTGTCGGCAGCTTGAGGCAATCGCTGCCGATCCAGCGGCAAAAGCGGCGAGAAAAATGGCGAGTACCCGGACTTACATCGTCTCATTCCGCACCGATACGCCGGCCACTCCCTAG
- the argJ gene encoding bifunctional glutamate N-acetyltransferase/amino-acid acetyltransferase ArgJ — MSTSTSPLALPFPALPAIPGVTLRVARARYKNWDRCDLTFVTLDEGTSVAGVLTSSKCPSPEVEWCRKALVLGKARALVVNAGNSNAFTGNRGRAAVEAIAARTAQHLDCDPSDVFVASTGVIGVPLPIDKAEAGLDAAYTAEVCSWEDAAATIMTTDTFTKGAVTTAVVDGRTVTLTGIIKGSGMIAPDMATMLGFIFTDAAVDPVFLQHALRDANGASFSCITVDGDTSTSDTVLAFATGKAGNAPLASDEDDGAEAFRAALADLCRQLALLVVRDGEGAQKLIEITVEGAESDRSAHRIAMSIANSPLVKTAIAGEDANWGRVVMAVGKAGEPAERDQLAIRFGATQVARDGLAVEGYDEAPVAAHLKGQEIEIGVDLGLGEGRAKVWTCDLTHGYISINADYRS; from the coding sequence ATGTCCACCAGCACCTCCCCGCTCGCGCTGCCCTTCCCCGCCCTCCCCGCGATCCCCGGCGTGACGCTGCGCGTTGCGCGGGCGCGGTACAAGAACTGGGATCGCTGCGATCTCACCTTCGTCACGCTCGACGAGGGGACCAGCGTCGCGGGCGTGCTGACCAGCAGCAAATGCCCGTCGCCCGAGGTGGAATGGTGCCGCAAGGCACTCGTCCTGGGCAAGGCGCGTGCGCTGGTGGTGAACGCCGGCAACTCCAACGCCTTCACCGGCAATCGCGGCCGCGCGGCGGTGGAAGCGATCGCCGCCCGCACCGCCCAGCATCTCGACTGCGATCCCTCGGACGTGTTCGTCGCCTCCACTGGGGTGATCGGCGTGCCGCTGCCGATCGACAAGGCCGAAGCGGGGCTCGACGCAGCGTACACGGCCGAAGTCTGCAGCTGGGAAGACGCCGCCGCGACGATCATGACGACGGACACCTTCACCAAGGGCGCGGTGACCACCGCCGTGGTCGACGGCCGGACGGTGACGCTCACTGGCATCATCAAGGGATCGGGCATGATCGCGCCGGACATGGCGACGATGCTCGGCTTCATCTTCACCGATGCGGCGGTGGACCCGGTATTCCTGCAGCACGCCTTGCGCGATGCCAATGGTGCCAGCTTCTCCTGCATCACGGTCGACGGCGACACCTCGACCAGCGACACCGTCCTCGCCTTCGCGACCGGCAAGGCCGGCAACGCGCCGCTGGCAAGCGATGAGGACGATGGTGCTGAAGCCTTTCGCGCGGCGCTTGCCGATCTCTGCCGCCAGCTCGCCCTGCTCGTCGTCCGCGACGGCGAAGGCGCGCAGAAGCTGATCGAAATCACCGTCGAGGGCGCCGAAAGCGACCGCAGCGCGCACCGCATCGCCATGTCGATCGCCAACTCGCCGCTCGTGAAGACCGCGATCGCCGGTGAGGACGCCAATTGGGGCCGCGTGGTGATGGCCGTCGGCAAGGCGGGCGAGCCTGCCGAGCGCGACCAGCTCGCCATCCGCTTCGGCGCCACCCAGGTCGCCCGCGACGGCCTCGCGGTGGAAGGCTATGACGAGGCCCCGGTCGCGGCGCATCTGAAGGGCCAGGAAATCGAGATCGGCGTGGATCTCGGCCTCGGTGAGGGCCGCGCGAAGGTTTGGACCTGCGACCTTACCCACGGCTATATCTCGATCAACGCTGACTATCGGAGCTGA
- a CDS encoding inositol monophosphatase family protein, with product MHRHHAAVSALMRTVAEAVVMPRFRNLAAEDVLEKMPGELVTIADREAEERLTEGLSAIDGDAVLVGEEACATDPALMDQATAARAWIIDPIDGTANFAAGQPPFGIMIALVENGVTQAGWLYDPVADRMCHAALGRGAFIGDAPVRARASGAARPLAAVSKVGQSEEEHAARAARFGSAFELVPLPRCAAENYPRLVLGQNDIAVFRRTLVWDHAPGALFLTEAGGYVSRWDGSPYRIGDDGVGIVAASTPELGKRATELLFD from the coding sequence ATGCATCGCCACCACGCCGCCGTCTCCGCGCTGATGCGCACCGTGGCCGAGGCGGTGGTGATGCCGCGATTCCGCAATCTCGCCGCTGAAGACGTGCTGGAAAAGATGCCCGGCGAGCTGGTCACCATCGCCGACCGCGAGGCCGAGGAACGATTGACCGAGGGGCTGTCGGCGATAGACGGCGACGCGGTGCTCGTCGGCGAGGAAGCCTGCGCGACCGATCCGGCGCTGATGGACCAGGCAACCGCCGCGCGCGCCTGGATCATCGATCCGATCGACGGCACCGCCAACTTCGCCGCCGGTCAGCCTCCGTTTGGGATCATGATCGCGCTGGTCGAGAACGGCGTGACGCAGGCGGGCTGGCTTTATGATCCGGTGGCCGATCGCATGTGCCATGCCGCGCTGGGTCGCGGCGCGTTCATCGGCGACGCACCGGTCCGCGCCCGCGCAAGCGGGGCAGCCAGGCCGCTGGCGGCGGTTTCGAAAGTTGGGCAGTCCGAGGAAGAACATGCCGCACGCGCCGCGCGTTTCGGATCGGCATTCGAGCTGGTGCCGCTGCCGCGATGCGCCGCCGAGAATTATCCGCGGCTGGTGCTGGGCCAGAACGACATCGCCGTCTTCCGGCGGACGCTGGTGTGGGATCACGCACCGGGCGCGCTGTTCCTCACCGAGGCAGGCGGCTATGTCAGCCGTTGGGACGGCAGCCCCTATCGGATCGGCGACGATGGCGTCGGGATCGTCGCGGCATCGACGCCCGAGCTCGGGAAGCGCGCCACCGAATTGCTGTTCGACTGA
- the trxA gene encoding thioredoxin TrxA: protein MATVATTDANFETDVLQADKPVLVDFWAEWCGPCRMIAPALEELAEELADKVQIVKINIDDNPDAPTKYGVRGIPTMILFKNGQQAATQVGALPKSGIKQWIEREI from the coding sequence ATGGCCACTGTGGCGACTACCGACGCCAATTTCGAAACCGACGTGCTGCAGGCGGACAAGCCCGTCCTCGTCGATTTCTGGGCAGAATGGTGCGGCCCGTGCCGCATGATCGCCCCGGCGCTCGAAGAGCTCGCCGAGGAGCTGGCAGACAAGGTGCAGATCGTGAAGATCAACATCGACGACAATCCCGATGCGCCGACCAAGTACGGTGTGCGCGGCATTCCGACGATGATCCTGTTCAAGAATGGGCAGCAGGCCGCCACCCAGGTCGGCGCGCTGCCCAAGAGCGGCATCAAGCAGTGGATCGAACGCGAGATCTGA